ttagacggagctctatttatagtgagtgcagctgtatttagtgcatgtccccaaaattctaatggaagttcggcctgacccatcattgacctgaccatgtctagcaaggttctgttcctccgttccgatacaccgttccattgtggtgttccaggaggagtcaattctgatagaattccacattctttcagatggtcatcaaattcatagctcagatattcaccgcctctatcagaccgcagtgccttaatcttcttgcctaattgattctctacttcactctgaaattccttgaatttgtcaaaggattcagacttatgcttcattaggtagacataaccatacctactgaagtcatcagtgaaagtgataaagtagctgaaaccacctctagcatttgtactcattggtccacatacatctgtatggattaaacccaatagttcatttgctctttctccaactttagagaaaggttgctttgtcattttgccaagtaaacatgattcgcatttaccataatcctctaagtcaaatggttctagatttccttccttttgaagtctttctaagcgtttcaagtttatatggcctaatcgacaatgccacagataggtgagatctgaatcatcctttttggcctttttggtatttatgttatatacttgtttgtcgtgatctaataaataaagtccattgactaatctagcagatccataaaacatctctttaaaataaaacgaacaactattgtcttttattaaaaaggtaaatcccttagcatctaagcaagaaactgaaatgatgtttttagtaagacttggaacatggaaacattcttccagttccaaaactagcccggagggcaacgacaaatagtaagttcctacagctaatgcagcaatccgtgctccatttcccactcgtaggtcgacttcacccttgcttaactttctacttcttcttagtccctgtggattggaacataagtgtgagccacaatctgtatctaatacccaagaagttgaattagcaagtatacagtctataacgaaaatacctgaagatggaacgactgttccgttcttctgatcttcctttagctttggacattctcttttgtaatggcctattccatcacaataaagacagcttgatgtggacttgtcctgctttgatttagcattgcccttggactttccacctttcttgaacggtctccttctagccttgagtaaatctttggcttcacagtccagtattatttcagcctttctgacaaggtgaacaaattctgcaactgtttcttctcttggttcacttaggtatagttgcttgaagcgaccaaacccactgtgtagtgaattgagcaggatagagactgccatcctttcgcttattggtgttcctagtagacttaggcgatcaaagtatgaacgcataagatccacatggaacctcagtgggacgcctaccctctgtttagtgcgaaggagctgaacatgtgtttcttggacctccatcctataacacctgttgggagaactaacctttagaccagacattgattcaatcaactcatggacgttcaggtccctgtcctccgtgcttccacgacagatatccctcagattcttgatgagcgtaaaaggttcataggctacaaaccttctagcccaatcattagggatattgttcagcatgagactcataacctttttgagatccgcatcccaggcgtaaaatctctcaggggtcatgtctctggcatagtagcttggcatgggatgtgatagtacatactcaagtccattgagtttgactatttcaactagcttagcttcccattcaagaaaatttgccaggttcagcttgaccataagctcagaacccatgatgatgttttgattgttgtttgccatattaaaaactacaattgaaaagaataaacaaataaataaccattcacagtttctcttaataaacttaaattctagcatacatgcataattcaatgtttattaagcattttattcaagttatgtgttccggcaggtgtgaataaaatgattccaagatcctaaaatcattgaagaactaagcacagtttgtcgacttaatcctagaacatcttaggtaagcaaaagccttttgctaatagtctagaaactattcttggttgataggtacgtctaagaacttattaggtaaacctatcgattttgccacgacataaaaggactccttacttatatcgttgagtttcaccaaaactaacatgtactcacaattatttgtgtaccttgcccctttaggaccaataagtaacacctcgctgagcgaaaaccaTTACTAggttgatgtaaaggatatccaagcaagtgtatattttggcatggcaccttttaactcaatttttaagttttggaacttaaggctcttactatgttggttagattttaagtgaactaaaatccttaatcatgcaacataatcaagcttttgatctcatgcattttaggacatatttaaaagcaataaataacttaaaacatgcataagataaatgtgatctagtatggcccgacttcatcttgaagctttgacttcaaagtccgtcttgaaaatctccgtgggaggcaccattttcttcaaataggataagctataactaattacaactatttgatggtacgcagaccatatttgaattgaaaaaataactttggtactttagaccaattacattcaaattaatggtacgcagaccatattttctatcctatttgggccatactagtcacttcataacctgcaaaacagtacatatacaatatataccattcacccattcattatcatgaatggcccacatagctggttagtaaaacacattatgcatcacgtaaacatttgcagcaattaatcaagggcaccaataatctaccaattattcagtccttattaattctaatcaagttgttttaaccttaaggatttgtagacctaatcaagagttttatgactaaaagggctcccacttaaaccaataaattcatatgctttactaattttaaacataaaaatgtatttcaagtctaaccggaaacatacaaatttaattaaaatttaaagctcatataaatttataattgaatccaaaaagtttaatttaatttcagtcgtatttaaattaattcatgattttaattttagtaaaataattagaataaatcaaatttattataattacaatattcaaaattaaaatccaagaaaataatttaaattattaattttaaaattaattaaaattacgtaaactgaaaaatttcaaattaaacattcaaaacgatctaatcgcaacgcaaacaccctacgcattgcacgctcatgagccgcacgcacacagccatcgctggccatgtgcgcgcagcccatgcgctcgtcgcatagctgctgcatctccatcgcaagccatcgcacgctgtggtgcttgctgtgcgcgcgccaccgctcgacgcacgcgagccatcgctcgctgtgcgcgctcgccagcgcacgctgcgcgcgctccatcgctcgctgtgcgcgcgagccatcgctcgctgtgcgcgcgagccatcgctcgctgtgcgcgagcaattgcgcgcgttcaacgctgggcgcagcgctcgtggcacgcgagcttgcgctcgctgcgcgcgaggctgcgcgcgcttgcgcgaggcagtgcgcgtcgtggcgcagctcgcttgctgcccacacgcgactgccttggcttgcctttcgcccatgcccatttgttcatagctcgtggcccacgacacaaggcagggctgctgccttgtgctcgtgcaccaagcccttgctcattgcattcgtgccgcacgggcgacgagctcccttgctcgtcgtcgcatgcccgcactatacaacaccccttaagggtaacacgaagcgtccattgctttgtgcgtgcaagttatatgaacgaatcgcataaaaatttaaaatttatatttaaaattaatgacaaattaataaataatattaatttcataattttagggcgaaaaaatcgaaaatttattattcaattgatttccgatttacatggattcaagtctaggtcataaaaatttaaaatttatcataaatttacaatttttatggtggtttttaatcataggtttctaattaaattataattaattatgaaaatcaaattaattctaaataattctaattttcaacaaattaatcataattacaaattagattgcataattaacaaggctaggcattcaaacttgttaaacatatacagtaggtcaatcaaaaattcaagatttatcaacaagaatcgcaaatatttaatttaacatcttaaatttacgaaattttgcattcgaaaaactaaaaccttcgaaaagtcatagttaggcttcgaatttgagaattcaaggttcggcagaaaattttagaatgccttttacatgcggaattgacacaaaaatcactcgatttggatgagtaacgaagaaactgccgaaaaactgcgtacgtataattaaataaacgcaatttgcaattaattaacaatttcgaaaattaatcaccccttctaattcttgcaaatttgtaatatttaaccatgttcatgcaatataGATTATGataataataaggggctctgataccactgttaggttatgatacatatgatattacataaatcatgcggaaacaaccattaacccaggaatacatattatttacacataatcatatagcataatttagatgcatactctttgttgcgtgccttccctagctgcgcccgaaccgaacaagaacaagtctttaggactccaagtgtcgtccctccgtagatagtccacagcacgtccggatccgccttaagattgaccaactagaatcgcccttaaggtactagaattttcggcacttttgagcaagatgtgtgactgaatttttctctcaaaaactcactttgaatacttgaaaactcgttataaattgtgaacccaggccacatatttataggggtatggaaagagaattggaatcctattaggatacgaattaattaaattagaattataataaaactcttatttaattaatttatcaaatagaattaggaatttaatcattaaccgaactctgcacgttttaggtttcgtatgcgaacacaaacacttacgtgagcatgacccgcaagcgtgcaggccatgcccgcgcacagcccacacggccgcacggcccacgcgagctacaagcccacgcgagctgcagcaatgctcgcagcccactgctcgtagctgcgcgcgctgccacggcctgctgggcctggccttgcgctgggcctggcgtggccttggctgttcgtgtggcgcgcttggcttgctgggtgatggcctggcttcgtgctgggccctcgtccggcaggcctcgtccgatgcttattcgtacgatacgcttccgattaaattcccgattccggaatatatttccgatacaaacaatatttacgtttccggcaatatttccgattctggcaatatttccatttccgataatattttccgatacgtaccatgtttccgtttccggcaacatctacgacttggataatatttatatttccgatacgatccatatttccgtttccggcaatatcatcgtttccggagtattcatttcttgcctgtgacgatctcagctcccactgaaaccaagatccgtcgattccgaatatccatagatggagtatctaatgccattaaatacttgatccgtttacgtactatttgtgtgaccctacgggttcagtcaagagtaagctgtggattaatatcattaattccacttgaactgaagcggcctctagctaggcattcagctcacttgatctcactgaattattaacttgttaattaatactgaaccgcatttattagacttaacatagaatgcatacttggaccaagggcattatttccttcaccttcaattatttatgctgagctagtaaggataacctgcctctggagttatcgatgagcactcctctcggtagttacagtccccgaactctcaatctctgccctgcgggtgtacgttgagtgaTCCCCacgccagggatcacaagggaaccaatggccgtcgtggtcgaacataattgcactccctttatgtcacgataaccgggttttgtcagtttttctcattgtcgttaaaaactgaatggcgactcctatattactagtcgattgggtgtaaacgcacaggaaatctaactacacttgatcttacGATGTCActcccacgagggacgaggtcatgcattagcctcgtgctttttcgaccccctcacaccagtAGGCCAAGTAATTCTCCGTGGTCTCATTTTTAGCACATAATGAAGCAATTGCATGCTCACACGGGATCTCTTTCAAATCCCAGTACCTGCATGCACATTTCCTTTGATCTAGGCGAACTGTATATGATAAATTGttgttatactccctccgtatttatttaagagatacacttggtcgggcacgcgtattaagaaaaagaatggactgaaataaagtaataaaacaagtggggaccatgtcattttaggaagtggggggggggggggtgtatatatattatttaattagatggtggagttgagaagttactaaaaatggcaagtgtatctcttaaataaatacggccggaaaaagcaagtgtatctcttaaataaatacagagggagtaagtATGTTGCACCTCATATGAATCAGTGTTTGCCTCAATCGGCCTCCAATTTCTGATAGCTTGTCTAAAATCCTTCAACTGCGATCGGATTCTGGGGGGTGACAATGCCTATGCCTTTAGCAACTTGTGATTTCTTGTCCACCATCCTTGACATAACTTGTCTTCTTATTTCTTCTAGCATTGTTAGAATTGGTTTCTCCCTAGCTTCAAGGATCCATGAGTTGAATGTTTCTGCCATGTTGGTACACGTTATATTGCTTTCCCATGTCTTATAGAAGAATCTGCAAAATTTATTAACATTTCTTGCGCACATCTCTTCATAAGCTTTAGGACTCTGTTGCTTTAGCTCTTGCATAGCATCTTCAAAGTCAACTTTAGTGTATGCTTTCACTGCCCTCCAGTATAGCTTATGTAACGGTGCCCCTTTTATAATCTTGGTCCAATTCGTGAATATGTGTCTAGCGCATAATCTATGCTCAACCTTAGGGAGAAGTTGAGGTATCACAGGCACTAGTCCTTGtgaaataattttgaaaaagttaGTTGTGAAAAAGAAATAATGTCAGTAACATACTGTACAGAATACAATCAGCCTTATGGAGCGCCAACAATAGcttaatattaaattattaataaacTATACTAATATAATAAAGGCCTAAATTTAATAAAGCGCATCCCTTCTCATCCAACATTTCGAGATCTTCTATAAGATGTTTAAGAAACCAAGACCAACTCTCTTTGGATTCAGACTCTACAATTGCCCATGCTACCGGAAACATTTGATTATTAGCATCCCTTGTTGTTGCACTAAGTAGTTCACCCTTGCAATACCCTTTAAGGAAAGCTCCATATAAGCCAAGCACCCTTCTACACCCATGGAGGAATCCTTGTCTCAATGCAACAAAATTGATGTAAAATATATGAAATTGAGGAATTGAGCGTGAAATGTGTGGTTTCAAAACTTGGAACACACTAGTACCAACATTAGAAGTTTTCAACTCATACATATAACTTATGAGGGATTCATATTGCTTTTCCACAACAGTAGCACATGCGGACAATGCATATTTTTTTAGCTCTAGCAGCTTGGTACCTATTAATCTTCACACCATACGTATCTTCGACTTCCTTAACGAACAACTTTAGTTTTGAAGTGGGATGTTTGAGAAGCTTCTCTTGGTATTCCTCGGCAAGAAAGTTTGCATGCACCCTTTTATTTTTCATAGTGGGTGTGCAATTGTGAATATCTTTTAGAAACCGTATTTGTAGGCATCCAAATTCCTTTGTATACCTCGCACTAAGTTTCCAACGACACTCATCCCCATCAAACTTGCATTTTACAAGTAGtcttttaagttcgttatgacAGTAGTTCCATGCCCTGTTTGTTTGACAACTGTATAAGATGAGTGCTTTTTTTAGCTCTTCGACATTTTGGAATAATTGTCCTAGCACTATTTGAACCGACCCaaattgtaatacctcgtatttttataatatttataaatatattttattatatttataaagaattttacgttttttggaatttatttcgcatctaaatattatttaaatgtattttaattaattagaatatttattattttaattaattacgaaacgaatttaattttcgagtcgggaaatttaatgggtcgcaagtaattttaaaaaggtttgggttttaaatgaaaagtccaattcgatttattaaacgagcccaatcaaaagaatttaattcaaagttctaagctagcccaatcatttaattccctaagcccaattctaattttctAAGCCTAATCCATTAGAAattgggagcctataaataggactcccctcattaaatgatccccctattttgtcataaaccATTTTCTCTCTTACTTGCCCCTCACTCTTCCCCTCTCCTTGCTCGTCCGGCCCTCGTCCCACACACGACTGCCCGCTGCTGCTCGTTCCTCTTGCACGGCACGACACCCATTCCCCCTTGTGCGTTGGGTCGTTGTTGTTGTGTGGTGTTGCCTTCCCTCGCCCAGCCGCACGCccaccctctctctctctctctctcgtcgCTCTGCCTTGCTGCTGCccctctcgcccagcgcgcgcgcgcccctgctctctcgccccttcctcgcgcacagcgcccagcgcccagcgctgctggCCTTGCTTCGTTCCCctgccgcgcgcacacacgccaagtgtgtgtgtgtgtgttttgttcGTTGTTGCAcaatctttttcgcccaatcacattaattcgtgattgttccgtgctataggccggattaaAAATTCTGTGAAAGTCGTCGACCTTTGACGACTAAAAATCCATAGACAAATCTGTACCATTAAATTATGTTGATTAGATCCTAGCCATCCATCTAAATTTTTTAGTTAAGGGTTGTTTGGTTACAAGAATTAGGGAggaattaaatattttttaatactctttaattattattaattgcaTCACTATCATCCGGCCATCACCATCATCCGGCCAGGcggccatcatcatcattatcatccgACCATCATCATCATATTAGACCATCTTCCAACAAAAAAACTAAACaaattttttaaattgtttGACTAATAATCTATATTATGTACCAACTCAACATTATAGTGGATAATTGATACATGATAAATGCCTTGTCACGAATTTCGTTTAATGAATAAAGTCGATCTTTTATTTTATGTGATTCAATTCCTCCATTGATGGTGCTTGAAAAACTCAATCTCTCCATTGATGTTGATTGAAGAACTCAATCGATTTAATAATGAAAAGACAAAAATaagctttttaattttatttcataaatttaataaaaaattgcaaataatttaaattttatttttattaatgttattaattttatttttaattacataataatattattttaattggaattaaataaatttatgggtttttaatgttattgttatttAAAGTAACtagcttttttttttatcgaaattaaaaaaataatatcaaATCCGTATAAAATATTGAATATCAAATTTGTATTAAAATATCGAATTAAAAAATATCAAATCTGTATTAAAATAtcgaataaaaatatatatcaaaTCTGTATTAAAATATCGAATTAACAAATTTATGATATTAAATAACCAAAATagttattttaaaaaaactaaaatctGATATGGtagaataatatttattttgtaaatattTTGTAATTGATTTAGTTCCCTATTTAGTCTCCtaattttcctaaattgatAACTGTTATACTTATTTTATGTTAACATATTGTTTAATTGACTTTGCATAATTTACAATAATAAAAAATCGccaacaataaaataaaaatttattcaTGTATTACTTTTATAAATAATTACATAATatgccctttttttttttaataaacgtTCAGTTTTTTTTACCGATATAAACGTTCAATATTTTTTTACCGAAATAAACGTTcagtttttttaatattattgttatttaaagtaattagCTAATTTTAccgaaattaaaaaaatatgaaattttattttaaccGAACTAAAATATTAGCGATAATTTATCAAATTTATTTTAACAGAACTAAAAAATTAGCGATATCAAAAAACCAAAATTAGTTCTTTTTTAATAATTGtatattatatt
This sequence is a window from Spinacia oleracea cultivar Varoflay chromosome 1, BTI_SOV_V1, whole genome shotgun sequence. Protein-coding genes within it:
- the LOC130465416 gene encoding uncharacterized protein; translated protein: MYELKTSNVGTSVFQVLKPHISRSIPQFHIFYINFVALRQGFLHGCRRVLGLYGAFLKGYCKGELLSATTRDANNQMFPVAWAIVESESKERLVPVIPQLLPKVEHRLCARHIFTNWTKIIKGAPLHKLYWRAVKAYTKVDFEDAMQELKQQSPKAYEEMCARNVNKFCRFFYKTWESNITCTNMAETFNSWILEAREKPILTMLEEIRRQVMSRMVDKKSQVAKGIGIVTPQNPIAVEGF